From a single Cytophagales bacterium WSM2-2 genomic region:
- the putA_1 gene encoding aldehyde dehydrogenase: MIAEATDIQRLTKTFGQQKSRSLLLRKEKLSDRKKRLRDFEKFLINNRDRIVEAVGKDFKKPPTEVDISELYPVLTEIRHALSHLDEWASPQKIDAPLTYLGTRSEVCYEPKGVCLIIAPWNFPVNLCLGPLASCLAAGNTAIIKPSELTPNTSRLIADLVKEFFEEDLVTVFEGDQIVSEQLLALPFDHIFFTGSPAVGKVVMKAAAEHLSSVTLELGGKSPAVIDATADIKDVSRRIAFGKFLNNGQTCIAPDYVLVEESTQDKFIVALKSEVERMFGHEGNLNESSPSYARIVNQRHFDRINKIINDAIDKGAKVEMSGQANPATNFIHPVILTNVAPDSLAMQNEIFGPVLPVIPFKTIDQVINLINEKPKPLALYVFSNNKSFIEKILSETSAGSVGVNECVLQFTHPNLPFGGVNNSGLGKSHGRYGFIAFSNEKPVLKQKSGFAMSYFLQPPYTSFRKKMVSLLLRWF, from the coding sequence ATGATTGCCGAAGCGACCGACATTCAACGATTAACGAAGACATTTGGACAACAGAAAAGCAGGAGCCTTCTGCTGAGAAAAGAGAAATTGAGTGACCGCAAAAAAAGACTCAGAGATTTCGAAAAGTTTCTGATAAATAATCGTGACCGCATAGTTGAAGCGGTTGGCAAGGATTTTAAAAAGCCGCCAACAGAGGTCGATATTTCAGAACTCTATCCTGTGCTTACAGAAATCCGGCATGCATTGTCTCACCTGGATGAATGGGCTTCTCCCCAAAAGATAGATGCGCCTTTAACTTATCTCGGTACGCGGTCGGAAGTCTGCTATGAACCCAAAGGTGTTTGCCTCATCATTGCCCCCTGGAATTTTCCAGTCAACTTATGTTTGGGACCCCTGGCTTCGTGCCTTGCAGCCGGCAACACGGCTATCATCAAGCCATCAGAATTGACGCCTAACACTTCACGATTAATTGCCGATCTGGTGAAGGAATTTTTTGAGGAAGATCTGGTCACTGTTTTCGAAGGAGATCAGATTGTTTCGGAACAATTGCTGGCATTGCCATTTGATCATATTTTTTTTACCGGAAGTCCCGCTGTTGGTAAAGTAGTAATGAAAGCTGCGGCTGAACACCTCTCATCAGTGACGCTGGAGTTAGGTGGAAAATCACCAGCTGTGATAGATGCAACCGCGGATATCAAAGACGTATCCAGGAGAATTGCTTTCGGAAAATTTCTAAACAATGGACAGACATGCATAGCACCTGACTATGTTTTGGTGGAAGAATCTACACAAGACAAATTCATAGTAGCATTGAAGAGCGAAGTGGAGCGAATGTTTGGTCATGAAGGAAATCTTAATGAATCATCTCCAAGCTATGCCCGGATTGTCAATCAAAGGCACTTTGATAGAATCAACAAGATTATCAATGATGCTATAGACAAGGGTGCCAAGGTTGAAATGTCCGGGCAGGCGAACCCCGCGACCAATTTTATTCATCCCGTGATCCTTACCAATGTTGCGCCCGATAGCCTAGCGATGCAAAATGAAATTTTCGGACCGGTGCTTCCGGTCATTCCATTCAAAACGATTGACCAGGTCATCAATCTGATTAATGAAAAACCCAAACCACTGGCGCTTTACGTGTTCAGCAACAACAAATCTTTTATTGAAAAAATTCTTTCTGAGACTTCAGCTGGTTCGGTTGGAGTTAATGAGTGCGTATTACAATTCACCCACCCCAATTTACCTTTTGGTGGTGTCAACAACAGTGGATTAGGCAAGTCGCACGGTCGTTATGGATTTATTGCATTCTCTAACGAAAAGCCCGTATTGAAACAAAAAAGCGGATTTGCCATGTCTTATTTTTTGCAACCTCCCTACACTTCCTTTCGAAAAAAAATGGTGAGCCTTTTGCTGAGATGGTTTTAA
- a CDS encoding peptidyl-prolyl cis-trans isomerase produces the protein MVLILACGSCGKKEAISVTNENKKEVLTEFGKQNPEKEIVIETEYGDINLSLYDDVPLHRANFIKLIKDGYYADPEFYRVVEKFVVQGGVPMKKLDYTIPAEFNSRHFHKKGALAMARLDENNPGKESSSTEFYIVHGSKYAEWEFDEDLKSFGLTLSPEQRKLYTTVGGEMSLDQRYTVFGEVTSGLDIIDKIAAVRVYSTEKPYKKISFKIRIKN, from the coding sequence TTGGTTCTTATTCTAGCCTGCGGGAGCTGTGGTAAAAAAGAGGCTATCTCGGTCACTAACGAGAACAAGAAAGAAGTATTGACCGAGTTTGGTAAGCAAAATCCAGAAAAAGAAATTGTCATTGAAACTGAATACGGAGACATCAATCTCTCGCTTTATGATGATGTGCCTTTACATCGGGCAAACTTTATCAAACTGATCAAGGATGGTTACTATGCTGATCCTGAGTTTTACAGAGTAGTCGAAAAATTTGTGGTGCAAGGAGGCGTACCTATGAAAAAGCTGGATTACACTATCCCCGCAGAATTCAATTCAAGGCACTTTCATAAAAAAGGCGCCCTCGCAATGGCAAGGCTTGATGAAAACAATCCTGGCAAGGAATCTTCATCTACCGAATTTTACATCGTCCATGGAAGTAAATATGCTGAATGGGAATTTGATGAAGATCTCAAAAGTTTTGGCTTGACTTTGTCACCGGAACAACGGAAATTATACACAACAGTAGGCGGAGAAATGTCGTTAGACCAACGGTACACTGTTTTTGGTGAAGTAACGAGTGGCTTAGACATTATCGACAAGATCGCTGCTGTTAGAGTTTACAGTACTGAAAAACCGTATAAAAAAATATCTTTCAAAATCCGTATTAAAAATTAA
- a CDS encoding thioredoxin family protein produces MPMKIVVVLLSLVMLAARPMAGGYEVGDTVSDFKLKNWNGKMISLADFKDTKGFIVIFDCNTCPVSKAYNTRIRALNQQFASKGFPVVLINPNSPDVAEGESYDEMVKYAKDHKYDFPYLYDDTQEVVKKFNPTNTPHVFLLNKVSDQLKVAYIGAIDNNTKDGSKADKHYVEDAVNDLLAGKSVATPKTKAVGCSIKWKN; encoded by the coding sequence ATGCCTATGAAAATTGTTGTAGTTCTATTGTCTCTCGTGATGCTGGCCGCAAGGCCAATGGCTGGTGGTTATGAAGTGGGCGATACTGTATCCGACTTCAAACTGAAGAACTGGAATGGCAAAATGATTTCGCTTGCTGATTTTAAAGACACTAAGGGCTTTATTGTGATTTTCGATTGCAATACCTGTCCTGTGTCGAAAGCTTACAATACAAGGATACGTGCCTTGAATCAGCAATTTGCGTCAAAAGGATTTCCAGTGGTGCTCATCAATCCCAACTCTCCTGATGTGGCTGAGGGAGAATCTTATGATGAGATGGTGAAATATGCCAAAGACCACAAATATGACTTCCCTTACTTGTACGATGATACTCAGGAGGTCGTTAAAAAATTCAACCCGACCAACACGCCTCATGTGTTCCTGTTGAACAAAGTATCCGATCAATTGAAAGTCGCCTACATTGGCGCCATCGACAATAACACTAAAGATGGCTCAAAAGCCGATAAGCATTATGTTGAAGATGCTGTGAATGATCTGCTGGCGGGCAAATCGGTTGCCACTCCCAAGACCAAAGCAGTAGGTTGCAGTATTAAGTGGAAAAACTAA
- the rnr gene encoding ribonuclease R, with amino-acid sequence MSKKKFKEKKSKKEKEQKSSIHKSVVKLLNENPGKAFDFKQIARKVGAKNKLANKEIFETLDSLTEGGKIRQLSNGSYATTRETESIVGTVDNVNPKFAYIVTGIEGQKDIYVRSRDLGSAMHGDRVEVELLGKRTGESPEGRVTEILERGRNRFVGRIELSKNYAFIVPDFKKVYNDFFVYPENINGAKPNDKVLFEVTRWPEGDKNPEARVLEILGKAGENEAEIHSIMAEFGLPFRFPENVLHESEKISEVIPESEIKNRRDFRDTLTFTIDPEDAKDFDDAISFKKLDNGNYEIGVHIADVTHYVKTGTVLDDDAFDRATSVYLVDRTVPMLPEKLSNGLCSLRPHEDKLTFAAVFEMDDRARVVKEWYGRTAIHSDHRFTYENAQEGIETGEGKFAAELKALNDLAIKLRKERFTKGAVNFETTEVKFKLDAKGKPLAVVPKIRKDAHKLIEEFMLLANKGVATFIYKIKKSEGKNTFVYRIHDSPDPEKVRDFSLFAKQFGHKINPDDNNISRSLNKLMDEIEGKPEQNVLQSLAVRAMAKAKYTTEPKGHFGLAFQHYTHFTSPIRRYPDMMVHRLLQHYLDEGKSVSKPEFEQKCVHSSEREKRAADAERASIKYKQVEFMSTAEDKMYDGIITGVTDFGIFIEIVDTKCEGMVRLADMKDDYYEYDERNYRVIGKRRNKVYRLGDKVEVRIKKTDVDRRTIDLTFEDEKEW; translated from the coding sequence ATGTCAAAGAAAAAATTCAAAGAGAAAAAATCGAAAAAAGAAAAAGAACAAAAGAGTTCTATTCACAAGTCAGTAGTCAAATTACTGAACGAAAACCCGGGCAAAGCATTTGACTTCAAGCAGATTGCCCGCAAAGTCGGAGCTAAAAACAAACTGGCTAACAAAGAGATATTTGAGACGCTGGACTCCCTTACAGAAGGAGGGAAAATCAGGCAACTCTCTAACGGCAGCTATGCAACAACTCGGGAAACTGAGTCCATTGTCGGAACTGTTGATAACGTCAATCCTAAGTTTGCTTACATCGTTACCGGAATCGAAGGCCAGAAGGACATTTACGTCCGGTCGCGAGATCTGGGGTCTGCCATGCATGGAGACAGGGTAGAAGTGGAGCTTTTGGGCAAACGAACCGGGGAAAGTCCTGAAGGCCGGGTGACCGAAATACTGGAGCGTGGCCGTAATCGTTTCGTAGGCCGCATTGAGCTTTCAAAAAATTATGCCTTCATCGTTCCGGACTTCAAAAAAGTCTACAACGATTTTTTTGTTTACCCTGAAAACATTAATGGTGCAAAACCTAATGACAAAGTTTTATTTGAGGTGACTCGCTGGCCTGAAGGTGATAAAAATCCTGAGGCAAGAGTGTTGGAGATTTTAGGCAAAGCCGGAGAGAATGAAGCTGAGATTCATTCGATCATGGCTGAGTTTGGCTTGCCTTTCAGATTCCCGGAAAATGTATTGCATGAATCTGAAAAGATCAGCGAAGTAATTCCGGAAAGTGAAATCAAAAATCGCAGGGATTTTCGTGACACTCTCACATTTACTATCGACCCGGAAGATGCCAAGGACTTTGATGACGCAATCTCATTCAAAAAACTGGACAACGGTAATTATGAAATCGGTGTTCACATTGCTGACGTAACACATTATGTAAAAACCGGAACGGTTTTAGACGATGATGCTTTTGACCGGGCTACTTCCGTTTACTTGGTCGACCGCACAGTGCCGATGCTACCGGAAAAACTCAGCAACGGACTTTGCTCACTGCGGCCTCATGAAGACAAACTCACTTTCGCGGCAGTCTTCGAAATGGACGACCGGGCACGAGTTGTGAAAGAGTGGTATGGCAGAACCGCGATTCATTCAGACCATCGCTTTACTTATGAAAATGCACAGGAAGGAATTGAAACGGGGGAAGGGAAGTTTGCCGCAGAATTAAAAGCCTTGAACGATCTTGCCATTAAACTTCGCAAAGAACGTTTCACTAAAGGAGCTGTAAACTTTGAAACAACCGAAGTGAAATTCAAGCTGGATGCCAAGGGGAAACCATTGGCTGTTGTTCCTAAAATCAGGAAAGATGCTCACAAGCTGATCGAGGAGTTCATGCTATTGGCTAACAAAGGCGTGGCCACCTTCATTTACAAAATAAAAAAGAGTGAGGGTAAGAATACTTTTGTTTATCGCATTCACGACTCGCCAGATCCCGAGAAAGTGCGCGACTTTAGTTTGTTCGCGAAACAATTTGGTCATAAGATCAATCCCGATGACAACAACATCTCCAGGTCGCTTAACAAGCTGATGGATGAAATCGAAGGCAAACCTGAGCAGAACGTCTTGCAGTCGTTAGCGGTACGAGCTATGGCAAAAGCCAAATATACCACCGAACCTAAGGGTCACTTTGGTCTCGCTTTTCAACATTATACACATTTCACCTCCCCTATCCGGAGATATCCTGATATGATGGTCCACCGGCTGCTGCAACACTATCTTGATGAAGGGAAATCGGTAAGTAAACCGGAGTTTGAGCAGAAATGTGTTCACAGCAGTGAGCGCGAGAAACGCGCAGCTGATGCCGAGCGGGCATCCATCAAATATAAACAGGTGGAGTTTATGAGCACGGCCGAAGACAAAATGTACGATGGTATCATTACCGGTGTTACTGACTTTGGAATTTTTATAGAAATAGTAGATACCAAATGCGAAGGGATGGTACGCCTTGCAGACATGAAGGACGACTACTACGAGTATGATGAAAGGAACTATCGCGTCATTGGCAAGAGGAGAAACAAAGTTTACAGACTTGGTGATAAAGTAGAGGTGAGAATTAAAAAGACAGATGTAGATAGAAGGACAATCGATCTGACATTCGAAGACGAAAAAGAATGGTAG
- a CDS encoding formimidoylglutamate deiminase, translating to MRFVKFDSLLQNEGWISPAFVGLDESGIIQKITSEKPEGEIESVDGFALPGFQNAHSHAFQYAMAGLAENHPAGTNDDFWTWREEMYKCALSVDPEQVESIASILYAEMLRVGYTHVAEFHYLHHDKDGKHYANLAEMGERLVAAAKTAGIKITLVPVFYQKGNFGQEPQPRQRRFISKTVGDYFKLLEASKAILNNYSEATLGFSVHSLRAVDLNDVKTTFTHGPKELPFHLHVSEQKKEVADCLAFNNKRPMQWLLENLPVNERFHLVHSTHLDDEEVKKLATSKANVVLCPSTEGNLGDGIFRMKEYVKSGGHWSIGTDSHIGLNPLEEFRMIDYRQRLVTNQRNTFEGDAAAHLVNESVSSGRKAMGILAKNNFETGRPLDAVVFNSKSHLLGETSEKNRLSTILYTSDSSRILGTIVNGKWIVKNGHHNSGRIIKDNFIKAMRALKNR from the coding sequence ATGAGATTTGTCAAATTTGACTCGCTCCTTCAAAACGAAGGCTGGATTTCTCCGGCCTTCGTTGGTTTAGATGAAAGCGGAATTATCCAGAAAATAACTTCAGAAAAACCGGAAGGTGAAATTGAAAGTGTAGATGGCTTTGCGTTGCCCGGATTTCAGAACGCACACTCTCATGCTTTTCAATACGCCATGGCTGGCCTGGCAGAAAATCATCCGGCAGGAACAAACGATGACTTCTGGACTTGGCGCGAAGAAATGTATAAATGCGCGTTGTCAGTAGATCCGGAACAAGTCGAGTCAATCGCGAGTATCCTCTACGCAGAAATGCTGCGCGTGGGATACACCCATGTCGCAGAGTTCCACTACCTGCACCACGATAAGGATGGAAAGCATTATGCCAATCTTGCTGAAATGGGTGAACGCCTGGTTGCAGCCGCGAAAACAGCCGGAATAAAAATTACGCTCGTTCCGGTGTTTTACCAGAAAGGAAATTTTGGGCAGGAGCCACAGCCGCGTCAACGGAGATTTATCTCTAAGACTGTTGGAGATTATTTCAAACTACTGGAAGCGTCAAAGGCGATCTTGAACAATTATTCGGAAGCAACACTTGGTTTCAGTGTGCACTCACTGCGGGCGGTTGACTTGAATGACGTTAAGACAACTTTTACACATGGACCAAAGGAGTTGCCTTTTCACCTTCATGTTTCCGAACAGAAGAAAGAAGTGGCTGATTGCCTCGCTTTTAACAATAAGCGGCCAATGCAATGGTTGCTCGAAAATTTACCGGTGAATGAGCGCTTTCACCTGGTCCACTCTACACACCTTGATGACGAGGAGGTAAAAAAACTTGCGACTTCAAAAGCGAATGTAGTCCTCTGCCCGTCCACGGAAGGAAATCTCGGGGATGGAATTTTCCGTATGAAGGAATATGTGAAGTCAGGCGGGCATTGGAGTATTGGTACTGACAGCCACATTGGATTGAATCCATTGGAAGAATTTCGGATGATCGATTACCGTCAGCGTCTGGTGACGAATCAAAGAAACACATTTGAAGGTGACGCTGCGGCTCATCTAGTCAATGAGTCGGTTTCCTCAGGCCGGAAGGCGATGGGTATCCTTGCGAAGAATAACTTTGAAACCGGAAGACCTTTAGATGCGGTCGTATTTAATTCCAAATCTCACTTGTTGGGTGAAACATCTGAAAAGAACCGTCTCTCCACAATTTTGTACACTTCGGATTCCAGTCGCATCCTCGGCACGATTGTCAACGGAAAATGGATAGTGAAAAACGGACACCACAATAGCGGCAGGATAATTAAAGACAACTTTATAAAAGCTATGCGGGCGCTGAAGAATAGGTGA
- a CDS encoding isoprenyl synthetase — MVEDYRKLIEAEIKKQKFGTQPKSLYEPIRYIMALGGKRLRPMLTLLSYALYKNDVASITGYAAAVEAFHNFTLMHDDIMDKAPLRRGKKTVHEKWNVNTAILSGDVMLVKVYEMFSDLDDKKLRNVLRIFNSCAAEVCEGQQWDMEFEMKAKVSEAQYIEMIRLKTAVLLGFSLELGALLADAPELEQKSLRDFGVNIGIGFQLKDDLLDVYADKKKFGKQVGGDIVANKKTFLLIKALEKARGNQKKELEKWLTAKKFNKSAKIKAVTSIYDELKIPQFTEQKMNLYFDKGFSSLSMIPENKKVNPLIGFTKALIDRES, encoded by the coding sequence ATGGTAGAAGATTATCGCAAACTCATTGAGGCCGAAATCAAGAAACAAAAATTCGGAACTCAACCAAAGTCTCTTTACGAGCCCATCCGTTATATCATGGCATTGGGTGGCAAAAGGCTAAGGCCAATGCTGACCTTGCTTTCTTACGCGCTTTATAAGAATGATGTTGCAAGCATAACCGGCTACGCAGCAGCTGTGGAGGCTTTTCACAACTTCACCCTGATGCACGATGACATTATGGATAAAGCTCCATTGCGCAGGGGAAAAAAAACGGTTCACGAAAAATGGAATGTCAATACAGCAATTCTTTCGGGAGATGTAATGCTCGTAAAGGTCTATGAAATGTTTTCAGACCTTGATGATAAGAAGCTGAGAAATGTTTTACGGATTTTCAATTCGTGTGCTGCGGAAGTTTGTGAGGGGCAGCAATGGGACATGGAGTTCGAAATGAAGGCCAAAGTTTCAGAAGCGCAGTACATCGAAATGATCCGCCTGAAGACCGCAGTCTTACTTGGATTCAGTCTGGAGCTCGGGGCATTGTTAGCAGACGCACCAGAGTTGGAACAAAAATCTCTTCGCGATTTTGGTGTAAACATTGGCATTGGATTTCAATTGAAAGACGACTTGCTCGATGTTTATGCCGACAAAAAGAAATTCGGGAAACAAGTAGGAGGAGATATTGTCGCCAACAAAAAAACTTTTCTGTTAATTAAGGCACTTGAGAAAGCCAGGGGCAATCAGAAGAAAGAACTTGAGAAATGGCTGACGGCAAAAAAATTCAACAAATCAGCCAAGATAAAAGCGGTCACATCGATTTATGATGAATTGAAAATACCTCAATTCACAGAGCAAAAAATGAATCTCTACTTCGATAAGGGCTTTTCAAGTCTCTCTATGATTCCTGAAAATAAAAAAGTGAACCCGTTGATTGGGTTCACTAAGGCGTTAATTGACCGCGAGTCTTAG
- a CDS encoding 3'-5' exonuclease, translating into MAPELRDILFLDIETIGAVENYDQLSERFKTQWARKASFFKREENQTDGDLFHERAGIYAEFGKIIVIAIGKFAEGENGTITFRTKAFSGADEKKLLEDFKSVLDKTDPSKTKLCAHNGKEFDFPYVSRRMLVNGIALPSLLNLAGMKKWDIPHLDTMEMWKFGDYKHYTSLDLLLALFDIPTSKGRMDGSMVNQVYYKEKNLAKITEYCVADVIAIAQLYSRMKGLPLIEEKNIITTQ; encoded by the coding sequence ATGGCTCCCGAATTACGCGACATCCTCTTCCTTGACATTGAAACAATCGGAGCCGTTGAAAACTATGATCAACTCAGTGAGCGATTTAAAACCCAGTGGGCAAGAAAAGCGAGTTTTTTTAAGCGGGAAGAGAACCAAACGGACGGAGATTTGTTTCATGAACGTGCGGGCATCTATGCTGAGTTCGGGAAAATTATCGTGATAGCGATAGGGAAATTTGCCGAGGGCGAAAACGGCACAATCACCTTCAGGACTAAAGCATTTTCCGGGGCAGACGAGAAAAAACTCCTGGAAGATTTCAAATCAGTGCTCGACAAAACCGATCCTTCCAAAACCAAGCTTTGTGCTCATAACGGAAAGGAATTCGACTTTCCGTATGTCAGTCGGAGAATGCTCGTCAATGGTATAGCGCTTCCTTCATTACTCAATCTGGCTGGCATGAAGAAGTGGGATATCCCTCACCTTGACACCATGGAGATGTGGAAGTTTGGCGACTATAAGCACTACACTTCACTCGATTTGCTGCTGGCGTTGTTTGATATTCCTACGAGTAAAGGAAGAATGGATGGGTCGATGGTAAATCAGGTTTACTATAAAGAGAAGAATCTGGCCAAAATCACCGAGTATTGTGTTGCCGATGTGATAGCCATCGCGCAATTATACTCCAGGATGAAAGGACTGCCTCTCATCGAAGAAAAAAATATTATAACGACTCAATAG